In Limnohabitans sp. TEGF004, the genomic window TTGCACAATCACAGGCGCCAGACCTTCGGTGATTTCGTCGAGCAACAAAATACGTGCGCCTGAACGCAGGATGCGCGCCATGGCCAGCATCTGTTGCTCACCACCTGACAAGCGCGTGCCTTGGCTATTTCGACGCTCTTTGAGGTTGGGAAACATCTCGTAAATTTCTTCCACCGACATGCCGCCCGGCCCAATCTTGGGCGGCAACATCAGATTTTCTTCGCAGCTCAGGCTGGAAAAAATGCCGCGCTCTTCTGGGCAATACCCCAAACCCAAGCGAGCAATTTGGTTGGTCTGCATGCCAATGGTTTCCACACCGTCAATTTGTACGGAACCCGTGCGTCGACCGGTCAAACCCAAAATCGATTTGATCGTGGTCGAACGGCCTGCACCGTTACGGCCTAGCAAAGTGACCAATTCGCCTTCATGAATTTCAAAATTCACACCATGCAAGATGTGAGATTCGCCATACCAAGAATCAAGGCCAGCGACTTTCAATAGGGGCTTGCTCATGCGGCCTCCTCGGCGGTGCCCACATAGGCTTCAAGCACGCGCGGGTCTTTGGACACTTGGGCGTAAGGGCCTTCAGCCAACACAGAGCCGCGTGCCAACACCGTGATGGTGTCTGACAAGTCAGCAATCACGTTCATGTTGTGTTCCACCATCAGCACCGTGCGGTTGGCAGACACCTTGCGAATCAAATCCACCACACGGCTCACGTCTTCGTGGCCCATGCCTTGAGTGGGTTCGTCCAACAACATCAGCTCAGGGTCGAGCGCCAAGGTGGTGGCAATTTCAAGGGCCCGTTTACGGCCATAGGGCAGTTGCACCGTTTCGGTTTGCGCAAAGCTGGCCAAATCCACCTGCTCTAGCAAGTGCATGGCTTGCTCATTCAAGGTGTTGAGGCTGGACTCAGGTTTCCAAAAATGAAAGCTCGTGCCGAGTTTGCGTTGCAAACCAATGCGCACGTTTTCTAAAACACTCAGGTGTGGAAACACAGCGGAAATTTGAAACGAACGCACCATGCCCATGCGCGCCACTTCAGCGGCTTTGAGGGCCGTGATGTCTTGACCGTTGTAAATGATCTGACCAGAGCTCACCGGTAAAAACTTGGTGAGCAAATTGAAGACGGTGGTTTTACCCGCACCGTTAGGGCCAATCAGAGCGTGAATCGAGCCACGTTTGATTTGCAAATTCACGCCATCCACAGCGATGAAGCCTTTGAATTCGCGTGTGAGTTGCTTGGTTTCTAGGATGAAGTCGTTGCGTGTCAAACCTGATGCCTTCGATGGAAGTCCGTGTGTCTAGGACGCGGATGCTAAGCATCGGCAGTGGTCGTCGCAAAGGGGTAAACCCTTTTTCAAGTCACCTGCAAGACAAAGAGTGGTCTGACCACTCAGCCAAGCGGGCACAAAAAAGCCGGTTCGCAAACCGGCTTTTCCATTGACGGCAAGTGGTTTTAAACCACAGCGCCAGAATTCTCATCATCAGAATCGCCCGCCACTTTGGCCGTGTGTTTGATCAGGTCTTCACGGCGAATGCCCAACCACATGGCGATGGCTGCCGCCACAAACACGGAGGAGTAAATGCCAAACAAAATGCCGATGGTGAGCGCCAGCGCAAAGTAATGCAGGGTTGCACCACCGAACAACAACATGGACAACACCATGAGCTGCGTACAACCGTGGGTGATGATGGTTCGGCTGATGGTGGAGGTGATGGCGTTGTCGATGATCTCGACCGTGTCCATCTTGCGATAGCGGCGGAAGTTTTCTCGGATACGGTCAAAGATCACAACGGATTCGTTCACAGAGTAGCCCAACACTGCCAACACGGCAGCCAAGACGGGCAACGAAAACTCCCATTGGAAGAACGCGAAAAAGCCCAAGATGATGACCACGTCATGCAAGTTCGCAATGATTGCGGCCACGGCAAACTTCCACTCGAAGCGCATGGCCAAATAAATCATGATGCCCACCACCACAAAGGCCAAGGCCTTGAGGCCGTCGACCGCCAGCTCGTCTCCCACCTGGGGGCCGACAAACTCGGTGCGACGCAGCTGCACATTGGCGTCGGTGGTTTTAAGTGCGGTCAGCACTTGTTCGCTTTGCTGCGCAGAGCTTTGGCCTTTGACGGCAGGCATGCGAATCATCACATCACGCGCCGTGCCAAAGTTTTGCACTTGCACATCTGAGAAACCGAGCTTGGCGATTTGGTCGCGCACGGCATTGAGGTCAGCGGGCTGGCTGTAGCTAACTTCCATCAGCGTGCCGCCCGTGAACTCGACCGACAGGTGCAAACCACGGCTGAACAAGAAGAACACCGCCGCCACAAACGTGATGAACGAGATGGCGTTGAACGCCACCGCGTGTTTCATGAACGGGATGTCTTTTTTAATCTTAAAAAATTCCATGATGACTTCCTTTTAAGCG contains:
- a CDS encoding ABC transporter ATP-binding protein; the encoded protein is MSKPLLKVAGLDSWYGESHILHGVNFEIHEGELVTLLGRNGAGRSTTIKSILGLTGRRTGSVQIDGVETIGMQTNQIARLGLGYCPEERGIFSSLSCEENLMLPPKIGPGGMSVEEIYEMFPNLKERRNSQGTRLSGGEQQMLAMARILRSGARILLLDEITEGLAPVIVQTLGRVIRQLKAKGLTIILVEQNFRFAAPLADRHYVMEHGQIVATVHKDELDNKAQMLNEYLGV
- a CDS encoding ABC transporter ATP-binding protein, translated to MTRNDFILETKQLTREFKGFIAVDGVNLQIKRGSIHALIGPNGAGKTTVFNLLTKFLPVSSGQIIYNGQDITALKAAEVARMGMVRSFQISAVFPHLSVLENVRIGLQRKLGTSFHFWKPESSLNTLNEQAMHLLEQVDLASFAQTETVQLPYGRKRALEIATTLALDPELMLLDEPTQGMGHEDVSRVVDLIRKVSANRTVLMVEHNMNVIADLSDTITVLARGSVLAEGPYAQVSKDPRVLEAYVGTAEEAA
- the secF gene encoding protein translocase subunit SecF, which codes for MEFFKIKKDIPFMKHAVAFNAISFITFVAAVFFLFSRGLHLSVEFTGGTLMEVSYSQPADLNAVRDQIAKLGFSDVQVQNFGTARDVMIRMPAVKGQSSAQQSEQVLTALKTTDANVQLRRTEFVGPQVGDELAVDGLKALAFVVVGIMIYLAMRFEWKFAVAAIIANLHDVVIILGFFAFFQWEFSLPVLAAVLAVLGYSVNESVVIFDRIRENFRRYRKMDTVEIIDNAITSTISRTIITHGCTQLMVLSMLLFGGATLHYFALALTIGILFGIYSSVFVAAAIAMWLGIRREDLIKHTAKVAGDSDDENSGAVV